The DNA region GGAGTGTGTATATTCGATTCTGGTGTCCGGGAAGTCTGGTTAAAGTATAAAACATTGCAACGTGGTGTGTGCGCCTCATCGACATAGCTGCTGATCCAGAAGATCGCTCCCATTTTCAGACCACAGTATACCAAAGACAAAGCTGCAGATTATGTGCGTATTCGACCCCGCAAAACCTTAATGACCTCTAAATGGAGGTCGATATTCTACCCTTGAATCCGAAGAGGCCATCGGGATCTTTTCTGGCGGGGTTTCTCGTTTTCGTCTCAGACTTCAGAGTCGGCAAAGTTTCCGTCACGGAACGTGAGCCGCCgactgcctgcctgcctgcctgatGCTCCCAGCTGTCCGTTGGTGACAGCCTCCTATATTTTGGAAGACGATGTTTGTCGCACAGCAGCGCATCCTTTTGCCACTATTTTACGCGTACCCCTGAGGAACGGGTGCAAGAATGTGGCCCATGAAGACCTTGGGGGCGACTTGCTCATGGTGGCCGAGATGGCTTTTGACCTGGCCCGTGGTGCCCGTCTCCATCGGCCTCGACAGTGCTGTCCGCGACCATGACCACTTCATGTCCATAAAACCGACCACAAAATGAAGGATATCTCCCCTATCACTCCACTCTCCGTTCGGTGCCACATGTTGGGTCTGGGGAAGCAAAGCCCCATGACTGACGAGATGCCAATTTGATCGACCAGATGATGCCCTGCTTGTCTGACTGTTACGCGAGAACTGATGTGGAAGTTGTTCCGAGTGACTCAATAATAGCATACATATTTTTGTCCGAGGCACCGTTCATACCCACCGCATGGGTCATGCCGGATGGGGATTTCCAGCAAGTTTAAATCGCTGCGGTAGATTGAGACCATCAACCCGTCATTGTGATCCCTGGTTGGAGAGGGGTCTTGCTGCAAGAAGGCCTACCTACGCCATCAAAATGTGGTTTTTTTGCTGCCGAATTCTTTACATCAAAAAACCCTCATTGAAACATGCCCAACTTCCAGTCTCCGAGACAGATGAGTGGATGACCACCTATGATCACTTGTTATTGTATGGTCGGTTTCTCTCGGGATATTGGGTGAGTAGCCTGCAGGTGTCCTTGTTTTGCATATATTAATCTCCTTGCAATGGCCGACTCAAACTACATGATTGCTGCCATAGCCTGTCAAGGGTAGTGAGCACAAGACCACAACATATACCGCCGTCGTCCAGTTGAATGAAGGCAAGTGCTGACAGACCAGGCAAGGCCTCCGAGACATTGAAGGACATCATGGCAGGCTGAGTTGAGGATTAGAACACCAGTTCCCTAGGTTAAGACATTGTCATCAAGACATGGCTGATTCACGCCGCTCAACTCCGGTTTCGCTATGCCAGCAATCAGGTCGCCAAAATGTGTCGCGGCTTTCCTGTCCACCTTTCTCAACTTGAGATCCCTATATCCAGGGAATACTCCGTTCATCTGGTCACTCATACACATCATGACCGAATATGTCCAAAGATATGGTGGTCAGAGTGTACCAAACGAAGTACAGAGCCCGGGAGCATTCTCCTCCGAACTCAGTGCGGAGAACCTCCAGCCTCTAATAGTGCTAGGTGCTATTTCGAGCCCTTTCCGTACCTTGGTCACAGTCACAGTCGCATTTTCACGTTTTGTGACCAGTCGTCGACGTTGTTGGTCGTGAATGAGAGAAGCTCGGCTCGGAGATATCGCCCCGCGAGTTCTGGTCATCATGGAGAACTGAGCTCAATCTCTGTAAAAGTTCCCTTTGACTGGTGCTGCGAACGTAGTCACAGTTGCGTGTGTGGCTGCCATGGCAACACAGGGGGGACCTTTAGTGTAATATGATCGTTCTTGTCATCGAGGTTCGCGTAAGCTGTTAATGGTACACATTAAAACATTACGTGTCCACGACGAGCACGAGCAGATCTTCCACTTGCTGAATAGTTGATGAAATGGCCCGGAAAGTGTTGGCCCAGGAGAAGTCATTGTGGATCTAACTACGCGGCTGTTCGTGTTTGTGTGAAACATCGACTTTCCTGAATTGACGCAAAATATGAACAGGAGTGGTTTATGAGACAAACATACTGGATGGCAGACAGCAGCGGGTTTAGCTGCGCCCCATTTCCGACGTGAAAGACCGCCAACGTCCCTGGGTATGACGAATGAGGCTGAGACCCAATCCGCTTGAATGTGTACTGCTCTGGAGGCAGACAGCTTGGTGCAAGCCTCTTCATCATGACTCTTCAGAGAGCTACCACAAGATTCCACGTACCCCGAAGTCTTGCCTCGACGGAGAGAATGAAACACAACCTTGTCTCGGCGTGCCTTGCCCCACTGCCCCTGCAACTGTTCTCAGTCAAGACAAAATAGCGAGTGAATGATATACGCAGAATACGCAGAAGGACAGTCAACCGCGAAACTCTGGACAAACTTTAGAttcaccttcctcctgtCGTGTGCTGGGTTTCTACTATATACAGAGCCCAGACGTGTGCATCCATCTATCCCCCATATCAAGACAGGTAGGTAAAGAAAGAAGAGCTCGCCACATCCTTCAAGCGCAGACAGAAAGCCCCTTAGAATTCCACCCAGGCTTAGGAGGACTGGGACTTCTCAGCAATGAATGGCTTCTCCCACGCCGGGACCGGTGAGTGGGCATAGATCTGCTTCTGTCTGAGGTGGACGGGTGTTGACTGCTTGGGCTGGTCAGGAATgaccttctcgagcttcTGTTAATCATGAACATGTGGGTTAGCTTGCGACATCGTCCGGTGGGTGATATATGTGACTGGGCTCGGTTCCAGGGACATGACGCACCAGGTTGTCGAAAACACACTTGTTCAGCTTCCACTCATCGGGGCGGCACTGCCAAAGCtgatggttgttgttctcgAGACATGTCCAGTGGGCGCGAAATTGCTCCAGGCATGACTTGTTGATATCCTCGATGCTGGTGATCAATCGTATCTGTCAGCTCTCATGGCCTCTTCCTGCAATGTGTCGTTGTCGAAATCCAGCATGAATCCATTCCCCTAAGCCAGAAATCCAACAAGGGGCACGTACACGCTCCGGGCGCATCTGGTGACCCGCCGCCCCTCCTTCAGGCACTCAAACTCGCCCTTTCCGGGGTTCTCAGTCTTGCATTGCATGTAGTCATCATTGTAGTCCTTGCACCGCGCGCCGATGAAGAAAGCAGCCGAGAGAAGAGGGGCAGAGCTGGCGCCGACCTCCTTGACTTTGGGGATCGAATCTGGCAGCGGCGTCGGGTCGATGAGGATCTGCTGGTTGAAGCTATCGATTATGTCAGTGATTCCGTGCTCCAGGGCGCTGCTTCCCCTCAATCACACCAATTGGTGAACTGGGGCTTAGAAGCCGTCACAAAGCACACGTACGTGGGTTTTCTGGCTGCCATCTTGACGGTGTTGGCGGGCCTAACTTGGCTGCGAAGCTATGAGTGTTTTGGAGCTCTGG from Podospora pseudoanserina strain CBS 124.78 chromosome 1, whole genome shotgun sequence includes:
- the NdufA8 gene encoding ndufa8, NADH-ubiquinone oxidoreductase complex I 19kd subunit (COG:C; EggNog:ENOG503P1YB); protein product: MAARKPTFNQQILIDPTPLPDSIPKVKEVGASSAPLLSAAFFIGARCKDYNDDYMQCKTENPGKGEFECLKEGRRVTRCARSVIEDINKSCLEQFRAHWTCLENNNHQLWQCRPDEWKLNKCVFDNLKLEKVIPDQPKQSTPVHLRQKQIYAHSPVPAWEKPFIAEKSQSS